In one window of Cellulophaga sp. HaHa_2_95 DNA:
- a CDS encoding TonB-dependent receptor translates to MKYLLVSLFLIVSTLSYAQDKGSVVGTVIDKEASDEPLAFANVLIKGTTKGTTTDFDGLYEIANVDPGTYSIVFSYLGYETIEIPNVAIEAGKVTTINVPMAASEGMSLDEVVVTTTTRKDSEAALLLDQKRAVEIKTAIGAQELAKKAVSDAADATTKVTGVNKKEGSSKIYVRGLGDRYNSTTFNGLPLPSNDPGDKNIDLSLFGTDIIENVGISKSFSANLSSDVAGANIDIVSREMTTSSLFKVGISSGYNSQTTFKDFKNIDGANWVGVNTDTKHNVRDLTVYSFSNGFTPETNTASPNLGLSINYGKKFQVSDESTISFFLVGSFDNKYSFQDGVSENVIDVGNTGSQFDTKTYNYNASKMLMGNLVYKINANHKLSFNHLFVHSNNQKIEDFTGTTTDIGRGEDDNRLVNLLLQTEVQNRLFVNQLLSNHKFGETIDVNASLGYSSIYNDEPDRRKNTFIIDNDDNTTRISQNAVRDNSRFYGNLFENDYSANVNAVKYLGERFENKGKVTLGYNGRITDRKFDGIYFDHNFSAPRTAFVDLDNLDNTFNQENLSNGVFGIETSRGRNNNDAETYLPQLYDADKKVHAAYIDAIYNLTDKFTANVGVRAEDIKMNVTWNTNISFPGFSNNSSIDLDKQYILPSLNLKYALNEKINLRASGSLSYTYPQFKEIAPFAYEGINYQESGNPGLLPSDNYNAEVKFEIFPKSNELFAVGVFGKLIQNSINRLERNSSIERDFTFDNAGDASVFGVEVETKLDLFNSESDDFKRNNISVGANATFMKTKLEYNTNNTSFNYTGSSSELEGASPFTINADVSYKFDFEEKETIASLVFNYQSDKVYSIGTNFQENIIEKAVPMLDLVFSHKFNKTIGLKLNAKNILNPSFERYRDIPEKITMNSYKNGVGISAGLSLNF, encoded by the coding sequence ATGAAGTATTTATTAGTATCGCTATTCTTAATAGTATCTACATTATCATACGCTCAAGACAAAGGAAGTGTCGTGGGTACTGTAATTGACAAAGAAGCAAGCGACGAACCACTGGCATTTGCCAACGTATTAATAAAAGGAACAACAAAAGGTACCACTACAGATTTTGACGGTTTGTATGAAATAGCAAATGTTGATCCTGGAACCTATAGTATTGTGTTTAGTTATTTAGGATATGAAACTATAGAAATTCCTAACGTAGCTATAGAGGCCGGAAAAGTGACAACCATTAATGTACCGATGGCAGCTAGTGAAGGAATGTCTCTAGACGAAGTTGTGGTAACTACCACTACAAGAAAAGATTCTGAAGCAGCTTTATTATTAGATCAAAAAAGAGCTGTAGAAATAAAAACAGCTATTGGAGCACAAGAACTAGCTAAGAAAGCTGTCTCTGATGCTGCAGATGCGACCACCAAAGTAACGGGCGTAAATAAAAAAGAAGGTTCTAGTAAAATTTACGTTAGAGGTTTAGGTGATCGTTATAACAGCACTACTTTCAACGGACTGCCATTACCTTCTAATGATCCAGGAGACAAGAACATAGATTTATCACTTTTTGGTACTGATATTATTGAAAACGTAGGGATCTCTAAATCATTTTCCGCCAACTTATCTTCTGATGTAGCGGGTGCTAACATTGATATTGTAAGTAGAGAAATGACTACTTCTTCCCTATTTAAAGTAGGAATCTCTTCAGGCTATAATTCACAAACCACCTTTAAAGACTTCAAAAATATTGATGGCGCTAATTGGGTAGGCGTAAACACAGACACAAAACATAACGTTAGAGACTTAACAGTATATAGCTTTTCTAACGGTTTTACTCCTGAAACAAATACGGCAAGTCCAAATTTAGGATTATCAATAAATTACGGAAAGAAATTTCAAGTATCTGACGAAAGTACTATAAGTTTCTTCTTAGTAGGATCTTTTGATAATAAGTACAGCTTTCAAGATGGTGTTTCAGAAAACGTCATTGATGTTGGAAATACTGGATCACAATTCGATACTAAAACATACAACTACAATGCCTCTAAAATGTTGATGGGAAATTTGGTGTATAAGATCAATGCCAACCACAAATTAAGTTTTAATCACTTATTTGTTCATTCTAACAACCAAAAAATAGAAGATTTCACGGGAACAACCACAGATATAGGTAGAGGTGAAGATGACAATAGACTTGTAAACTTACTATTACAAACTGAAGTACAAAATAGACTTTTTGTTAATCAACTTTTATCTAACCATAAGTTTGGAGAAACTATTGACGTTAACGCATCTCTTGGATACAGTTCTATATATAACGACGAACCAGACCGAAGAAAAAACACCTTCATTATAGATAATGATGATAACACCACTAGAATTTCACAAAATGCGGTAAGAGATAATAGCCGTTTCTACGGAAATTTGTTTGAAAATGATTACTCTGCAAACGTAAATGCTGTAAAATATTTAGGAGAGCGTTTTGAAAATAAAGGAAAAGTAACTCTAGGATATAACGGAAGAATTACAGATCGAAAATTTGATGGCATCTACTTTGACCATAACTTTTCTGCTCCAAGAACTGCATTTGTTGATCTTGATAATCTTGACAATACTTTTAACCAAGAAAACCTTTCCAATGGTGTTTTTGGTATTGAAACCTCTAGAGGTAGAAATAATAACGATGCAGAAACGTATTTACCACAATTATATGATGCTGATAAAAAAGTACATGCAGCCTATATTGATGCTATTTATAATCTAACAGACAAATTCACAGCTAACGTAGGTGTTAGAGCGGAAGATATTAAAATGAATGTAACTTGGAACACGAACATAAGCTTTCCTGGTTTTTCAAATAATAGCAGCATTGATTTAGACAAGCAGTATATTTTACCTTCTTTGAATTTGAAGTATGCTTTGAATGAAAAAATAAACTTAAGAGCTTCTGGTAGTTTGTCATATACCTATCCTCAATTTAAAGAGATTGCTCCTTTTGCTTATGAAGGTATCAATTACCAAGAATCTGGTAATCCTGGACTTTTACCATCAGACAATTATAATGCAGAGGTTAAATTTGAAATATTTCCTAAATCAAATGAACTATTTGCTGTTGGCGTATTTGGAAAATTAATTCAAAACTCAATTAACAGACTTGAAAGAAACTCTTCCATAGAAAGAGACTTTACTTTTGACAACGCTGGTGATGCCTCTGTATTTGGAGTAGAAGTAGAAACAAAATTAGATCTTTTTAATAGCGAATCTGACGATTTTAAAAGAAACAATATAAGTGTTGGCGCCAATGCTACCTTTATGAAAACTAAATTAGAATACAACACGAACAATACTTCGTTTAATTATACTGGTAGTAGTTCTGAATTAGAAGGTGCATCACCTTTTACCATAAATGCAGATGTCTCATATAAATTTGATTTTGAAGAAAAAGAAACTATTGCTTCTCTAGTTTTTAACTATCAAAGTGACAAAGTATATAGTATAGGTACAAACTTTCAAGAAAATATTATTGAAAAGGCAGTTCCTATGCTAGATTTAGTATTTAGCCACAAGTTTAATAAAACTATTGGATTAAAATTAAATGCTAAAAACATCTTAAACCCTAGCTTTGAACGCTACAGAGATATTCCTGAAAAAATTACAATGAATTCTTACAAGAATGGCGTTGGTATATCTGCCGGATTATCGTTAAACTTCTAA
- a CDS encoding response regulator transcription factor — MKKKDIRILLVDDEPDILEILSYNLSAEGYDVFTAKNGVEGVAKAKKKQPHLIILDVMMPEMDGIEACEIIRNTPGLEETIITFLTARSEDYSQVAGFDAGADDYITKPIKPKVFVSKVKALLRRLKDEEAAAEDIVKVGNIVINREEYKIVNDGEELILPRKEFELLSLLTSKPNKVFKREVILDKVWGNEVVVGGRTIDVHIRKLREKIGDDHFKTVKGVGYKFVL; from the coding sequence ATGAAAAAAAAGGACATTAGAATATTATTGGTAGACGATGAGCCAGATATTCTTGAGATTTTAAGCTACAACCTAAGTGCAGAAGGCTACGATGTGTTTACTGCAAAAAACGGTGTGGAAGGAGTAGCTAAGGCAAAAAAGAAACAGCCACATTTGATTATATTAGATGTCATGATGCCAGAAATGGATGGTATTGAAGCTTGTGAAATCATAAGAAATACGCCAGGTTTAGAAGAAACCATTATTACCTTTTTAACGGCACGTAGTGAAGATTACTCGCAAGTAGCAGGTTTTGATGCTGGTGCAGATGATTATATTACCAAGCCTATAAAGCCAAAAGTCTTTGTGAGTAAAGTAAAGGCTTTATTAAGACGTTTAAAAGATGAAGAAGCTGCTGCTGAAGATATTGTAAAAGTAGGGAACATTGTCATAAACCGTGAAGAGTATAAGATTGTAAATGACGGTGAAGAACTAATTCTACCAAGAAAAGAGTTTGAGTTGTTATCATTACTAACATCTAAACCCAACAAAGTTTTTAAAAGAGAGGTAATCTTAGATAAAGTGTGGGGTAATGAAGTTGTTGTAGGCGGTAGAACTATTGACGTACATATTAGAAAGCTTCGTGAAAAAATAGGAGATGATCATTTTAAAACAGTAAAAGGCGTAGGGTATAAGTTTGTGTTATAA
- a CDS encoding cell wall metabolism sensor histidine kinase WalK, translating to MAISFKKSYKFAFRSATYITVALTLFLGSFLWLKNELDWLLLIVFVLITFNICFFVIQLRVEKFIYKRIKRIYDDVSLLESSSLASRTVTTDMGTLTSEIEKFAKDKKIEIDTLKIREEYRRDFIGNVSHELKTPLFTVQGYILTLLDGAADDKALRKKYLQRASKGVDRLIYIVKDLDLITKLEVGDLNVELCEFNIVELIQNVFDLLEMKAAKKNISLTFDMKYKTPILVNADKEKIQQVVTNLLVNSIKYGHENGTTEVSVENLIKNKVIVRVTDNGEGISKQNIPRLFERFYRVDKSGSREEGGSGLGLSIVKHIIEAHNERIYVESVLGVGSEFSFTLEKVAPKETAVKG from the coding sequence ATGGCGATATCCTTTAAAAAATCATACAAATTTGCATTTCGTTCAGCAACCTATATTACCGTAGCGCTGACATTATTTTTGGGCAGTTTCTTATGGCTTAAGAATGAATTAGATTGGTTGCTTCTAATTGTGTTTGTGCTTATTACGTTTAACATTTGTTTTTTTGTAATTCAACTCCGAGTAGAAAAGTTTATCTATAAACGAATCAAAAGAATTTACGACGATGTATCGTTGTTAGAGTCTTCTAGTTTGGCTTCTAGAACGGTAACCACCGATATGGGTACCCTTACTTCTGAAATTGAAAAATTTGCAAAAGACAAGAAAATAGAAATAGATACACTTAAAATCAGGGAAGAATACCGTCGTGATTTTATAGGAAATGTTTCCCATGAATTAAAAACGCCATTGTTTACAGTACAAGGCTATATTCTTACTTTATTAGATGGTGCTGCGGATGACAAAGCACTTCGAAAAAAATACCTGCAACGCGCAAGTAAAGGAGTAGACCGTTTAATTTACATTGTTAAAGACTTAGATTTAATTACGAAGTTAGAAGTAGGCGACCTTAATGTGGAGTTGTGTGAGTTTAATATCGTAGAATTAATCCAAAATGTGTTTGATCTTTTAGAAATGAAAGCGGCTAAAAAGAATATTTCACTCACCTTTGATATGAAATATAAGACGCCTATTTTGGTGAATGCAGATAAAGAGAAAATTCAACAAGTAGTTACAAACCTACTAGTGAACTCTATTAAATATGGTCACGAAAATGGTACTACAGAAGTAAGTGTAGAGAACCTTATTAAAAATAAGGTAATTGTTAGGGTGACGGATAATGGAGAAGGAATTTCAAAACAGAATATACCAAGACTTTTTGAGCGCTTTTATCGTGTTGATAAGAGTGGTAGTAGAGAAGAGGGCGGTTCTGGTTTAGGCTTGTCTATCGTGAAACATATTATAGAGGCGCATAATGAGCGTATTTACGTAGAGAGCGTACTAGGTGTAGGGTCTGAGTTCTCGTTTACTCTAGAGAAAGTAGCTCCCAAAGAAACGGCTGTAAAAGGCTAA
- the trmB gene encoding tRNA (guanosine(46)-N7)-methyltransferase TrmB, with protein sequence MGSKNKLRRFRENDTFENVLQPDRDDVQKGLCDLKGKWSAFFKNDNPIVLELGCGKGEYTIGLAKQNKDKNFIGVDIKGARFWRGAKTAKEEGLDNVAFLRTQIELIDLLFEENEVSEIWITFPDPQIKYKRTKHRLTNKLFLDKYNHILNKDGVVNLKTDSEFMHGYTLGLLHGLGLEVIYANHDVYKNEGSPKEVLTIQTFYENQYLEKGKPITFTQFKVN encoded by the coding sequence GTGGGGAGTAAAAACAAGTTAAGAAGGTTTAGAGAGAACGATACATTTGAAAACGTTCTTCAGCCTGATAGAGACGATGTTCAGAAGGGGTTGTGTGATTTAAAAGGAAAATGGAGTGCGTTTTTCAAGAATGATAATCCAATTGTTTTAGAGTTAGGTTGTGGTAAAGGTGAGTATACCATTGGTTTAGCAAAACAAAATAAAGATAAAAATTTTATAGGTGTTGATATTAAGGGAGCACGTTTTTGGCGTGGTGCTAAAACAGCAAAAGAAGAAGGCTTAGATAATGTAGCTTTCTTAAGAACCCAAATAGAGTTGATTGATTTACTTTTTGAAGAGAATGAAGTTTCTGAAATTTGGATTACATTCCCAGATCCGCAAATTAAGTACAAGCGCACAAAACACAGACTTACCAACAAACTGTTTTTAGATAAATACAATCATATTTTAAACAAAGATGGTGTTGTAAATTTAAAGACAGATAGCGAATTTATGCACGGTTATACCCTAGGGCTTTTACACGGTTTAGGCCTTGAAGTAATTTACGCCAATCATGATGTGTATAAGAATGAGGGAAGTCCTAAGGAAGTTTTAACCATACAAACCTTCTACGAAAATCAGTATCTTGAGAAAGGAAAACCTATTACTTTTACTCAATTTAAAGTCAATTAA